In Nisaea acidiphila, the DNA window GTGCAGAAGCCAGCGCTTGCCATTCGGTGCACCGGCCAGGGCATGGACGAGCCCGAGACCGGAGAGCAGGAACGGCAGACACAGGATCGGCACCGCATTCCAGCCGAGATAGCCGAGGGCTCCATCCGCAAGCATCGCCGCCAGAGCGGCAATCGCGAGCGGGAAGGGCGCCCAAACCGGCAATCGTATGTCCTGCATTTTGGGTGACGGTCTCAGATTGGCGTCGAAGCGTGCGAGCACACCCTGAGCCAACAGGCCGTTGACGAGGATCAGCATGGACCACTGCAGTCCGGCCATGCCGGGCAAAACGGCTACGGTGAGGTTTATGAGGGCATCCATCTGCTCCTGGGGCAGGGCGAAGACCCCCTCGCTTGCAGTCCCGAGCGCATTGAACTTTCCTTCGACCTCGATCCGGACCAAGGTTTCCAGTCCGGGTCCCTGCAGACCCGCGACCAGAACGGCGGTCAGCAATCCCACAGCGGGAAGCGCCGTCAGCCACATGACCAGCATGCCGGCCGGATACCATTCCAGTTCCGTATTCTCCGGATCGTCGTTCAGCGGCCGCGCCAGCAACGCCTTTCGCGTCAGCAGCACCGCCGGCAGACCGGAAATGATCACGAAGAACAATGCAGCCAGGGAGTTGGAGGCGATCAGCACGATTGCCCCCGCACCCGCAACGGCGGTCAATCCCGCCATCCACCCTCGCGCAAGCGAGACGGTGAAGAGCGGAAGCGGTGACAGGAAGGCGAGCAGAATCGCTCCGAACGATCCGAGGACCGTGGAGAGATACATGAGCGCGCTCGCGAGTGCCGCCGCTCCAATTGGAAACCACCTTGACCACATCTTGCCTCGTCAGACCCGCCCCCGGCGGGTCTCGGCTGTTCCCTTAGCTGAGCACGTACGGCAGCAGGGCCATGAAGCGGGCGCGCTTGATGGCTTTCGCCAGTTCACGCTGCTTCTTGGCCGAGACGGCCGTGATGCGGCTCGGAACGATCTTGCCGCGTTCGGACAGGAAGCGCTGCAGCAGCTTAATGTCCTTGTAGTCGATCTTCGGCGCGTTCGGGCCGGAGAACGGGCAGGACTTGCGGCGGCGCATGAACGGCTTGCGAACGGCGGCGCGGGAAATCGTAAGAGTGCTCATGGATCAGTCTCCCTGGGCTTCGCTTTGCGCGGACTGCTCGCGGTCGCCGCGCTCCGGGCGGTCACCGCGATCGCCGCGGTCACCACGGTCTCCGCGATCGGGACGGTCGCCACGGTCGAACCGACCACCCGGACGGCCGCCACGGCCTCCGCGGTCGCTGCGTTCGGACTTGGCGAGAAGAATCGCGGACTGGCCTTCCGGCAGCTCTTCGAGGCGAAGGCTCATGTAACGCAGCACGTCTTCGTTGAGACGCATCTGGCGTTCCATCTCCAGAATGGCATCCGACGGTGCTTCGATGTGCAGCAGCA includes these proteins:
- the rpsR gene encoding 30S ribosomal protein S18, coding for MSTLTISRAAVRKPFMRRRKSCPFSGPNAPKIDYKDIKLLQRFLSERGKIVPSRITAVSAKKQRELAKAIKRARFMALLPYVLS
- a CDS encoding YybS family protein, producing MWSRWFPIGAAALASALMYLSTVLGSFGAILLAFLSPLPLFTVSLARGWMAGLTAVAGAGAIVLIASNSLAALFFVIISGLPAVLLTRKALLARPLNDDPENTELEWYPAGMLVMWLTALPAVGLLTAVLVAGLQGPGLETLVRIEVEGKFNALGTASEGVFALPQEQMDALINLTVAVLPGMAGLQWSMLILVNGLLAQGVLARFDANLRPSPKMQDIRLPVWAPFPLAIAALAAMLADGALGYLGWNAVPILCLPFLLSGLGLVHALAGAPNGKRWLLHATYTLMILSFVPYLASFLQLVWILLILAGLVDHWADLKGRIARNSNST
- the rpsF gene encoding 30S ribosomal protein S6 codes for the protein MPLYECVFIARQDISSAQAEQLTSDFSEIITNMGGEIKNTESWGLRSLAYKIKKNRKGHYVLLHIEAPSDAILEMERQMRLNEDVLRYMSLRLEELPEGQSAILLAKSERSDRGGRGGRPGGRFDRGDRPDRGDRGDRGDRGDRPERGDREQSAQSEAQGD